A genomic segment from Campylobacter sp. MG1 encodes:
- a CDS encoding ABC transporter permease: MIKYLLLKYLRFDKSMPFIMVTKLLAFVGVGLGVCVLLISMAVMNGMNKNFIDRLLTMNYPLTLYPKHLLISDDLIDELNKDYLISPFIQTQAAVKFKDELHGAVVFGVDYEKEKKINSIFNKYYNNNKEKYSAILGQELANRLGVYENDKISIIFTNLSASAFSLSPTIKNFYVNSSFHSGLNAYDASYIYVDINDLKKVLKSDNITGIHIYSDNPKSDITKLKNKYSDNYFIIGWWEQNGNILSAIDLEKKALFFILMMIVLIASLNIITSLFMIVLNRRNEIALLLALGASKIEVRKSFMALGCFIGFAGIIFGVILGFLGIEILDKFDIISLPADVYGSSKLPVNLSIQDFFIIVFGAIFIVVLSSIYPAIKASNINVIKTLRNE, encoded by the coding sequence ATGATTAAATACTTATTATTAAAATATTTAAGATTTGATAAATCTATGCCATTTATTATGGTTACAAAATTGTTAGCCTTTGTAGGCGTTGGTCTTGGAGTATGTGTTTTACTAATATCTATGGCGGTTATGAATGGTATGAATAAAAATTTCATAGATAGATTATTAACTATGAACTATCCTTTAACACTGTATCCTAAACATTTATTGATTAGTGACGATTTAATAGATGAATTAAATAAAGATTATTTAATAAGTCCATTTATTCAAACTCAAGCTGCTGTTAAATTTAAAGATGAACTACATGGAGCTGTTGTTTTTGGTGTGGATTATGAAAAAGAAAAAAAAATCAATAGTATTTTTAATAAATATTACAACAATAATAAAGAAAAATATTCAGCTATTTTAGGACAAGAATTAGCAAATAGATTAGGTGTTTATGAAAATGATAAAATTAGTATTATTTTTACAAATTTAAGTGCTAGTGCATTTTCTTTATCACCAACTATTAAAAATTTTTATGTTAATTCTAGTTTTCATTCAGGTTTAAATGCTTATGATGCTAGCTATATTTATGTGGATATAAACGATTTAAAAAAAGTATTAAAAAGCGATAATATAACAGGAATACATATATATTCAGATAATCCTAAAAGTGATATTACAAAATTAAAAAATAAATATTCAGATAATTATTTTATTATAGGCTGGTGGGAACAAAACGGTAATATTTTAAGTGCTATTGACTTAGAGAAAAAAGCATTATTTTTTATTTTAATGATGATAGTTTTAATAGCTAGTTTAAACATTATAACATCATTATTTATGATAGTTTTAAATAGGAGAAATGAAATAGCACTACTTTTAGCATTAGGAGCTAGCAAGATTGAAGTAAGAAAATCTTTTATGGCTTTAGGTTGTTTTATAGGATTTGCTGGAATTATTTTTGGCGTTATTTTAGGGTTTTTAGGAATTGAGATTTTAGATAAATTTGATATTATATCATTACCAGCAGATGTTTATGGCTCATCAAAATTACCAGTTAATTTAAGTATTCAAGATTTTTTTATAATTGTTTTTGGCGCTATTTTTATTGTAGTTTTATCATCAATTTATCCAGCAATTAAAGCTAGCAATATTAATGTTATAAAAACTTTAAGGAATGAGTAA
- a CDS encoding ATP-dependent DNA helicase: protein MNNTKYILDILKHNNVFLTGGAGVGKSYTIEKIIESQQFKSVVLASTALAAINIGGDTVHRFFKFRLAKNINELRTSKDDLYNLHKVLSSINLIIIDEISMISAELFEMIALRLLGYSHIKLLLVGDFYQLEPVNANGSYAFTTPAWEKFNFKVLELKVQHRLDDNEFYRHLKNIRLGNITNDCIKYFRNFITNDSINNYDDYTIICGTNAEAKNINIEKLRAIDYPKIIYERKIKFNKDLNKEEENDLNIWLKSLPIEDEFIFKKSAKVIFTHNAENYYNGMQGEIIDYNLEEQELRIKSNSFIYNIKPKEFYYFSNPQIAAIYRVNPSEVTQNPDVVVTAFPLKLSYAITIHKSQGMGIEKLVCKCDKIFAQGQLYVALSRSANPDKFKIIFDGNERQFTNLFYQKASTNNIVNTFYDNCNKEVIE from the coding sequence ATGAATAATACAAAATATATTTTAGATATTCTTAAACACAATAATGTTTTTTTAACCGGTGGTGCTGGAGTTGGAAAATCATACACTATAGAAAAAATTATTGAAAGTCAGCAATTTAAGTCAGTAGTATTAGCTAGTACCGCACTAGCTGCTATTAATATAGGTGGTGATACTGTTCATAGATTTTTTAAATTTAGATTAGCAAAAAATATTAATGAACTAAGAACAAGTAAAGATGATTTGTATAATTTACATAAGGTTTTATCTAGCATAAATCTAATCATAATTGATGAAATTTCTATGATTAGTGCAGAATTATTTGAAATGATAGCTTTAAGATTGTTAGGATATTCTCATATAAAATTATTATTAGTGGGCGATTTTTATCAATTAGAACCAGTTAATGCTAATGGTAGTTATGCTTTTACTACACCGGCTTGGGAAAAATTTAATTTTAAGGTTTTAGAATTAAAGGTGCAACATAGATTAGATGATAATGAATTTTATAGACATTTAAAAAATATAAGGTTAGGTAATATTACAAATGATTGTATTAAATATTTTAGAAATTTTATAACAAATGATAGCATTAATAACTATGATGATTATACAATAATATGTGGTACTAATGCTGAAGCTAAAAATATTAATATAGAAAAATTAAGAGCTATTGATTATCCAAAAATTATATATGAAAGAAAAATTAAATTTAATAAAGACTTAAACAAAGAAGAGGAAAATGATTTAAATATTTGGTTAAAATCCTTGCCTATTGAAGATGAATTTATATTTAAAAAAAGTGCAAAAGTTATTTTTACTCATAATGCTGAAAATTATTATAATGGTATGCAAGGTGAAATTATTGATTACAATTTAGAAGAACAAGAATTAAGAATTAAATCAAATTCTTTCATTTATAATATTAAACCAAAGGAATTTTATTATTTTTCTAATCCACAAATAGCAGCTATTTACAGAGTTAATCCATCAGAAGTAACGCAAAATCCAGATGTGGTTGTTACAGCCTTTCCTTTAAAATTATCATATGCTATTACAATACACAAAAGTCAAGGTATGGGAATAGAAAAATTAGTATGTAAATGCGATAAAATTTTTGCACAAGGACAACTTTATGTAGCATTATCAAGAAGTGCAAATCCTGATAAATTTAAAATTATATTTGATGGGAATGAAAGACAATTTACAAATTTGTTTTACCAAAAAGCAAGCACAAATAATATAGTAAATACTTTTTATGATAATTGTAACAAAGAAGTAATTGAATAA
- the xdh gene encoding selenium-dependent xanthine dehydrogenase has protein sequence MADIYALDINGKIYETSKDMPLLRYLREELNIISAKDGCSEGACGTCTIIVDGKATKSCLLTTKKAVGKKIQTIEGFTEKEKEALVYAFGVKGAVQCGFCIPGMVVSAKALIDKNPNPSEEDIKQAIKGNICRCTGYKKIIEAIYLAAAILRGDEKIDESYERGDNFGVGSKKAFRIDVRDKVLGQGIYPDDYRTDGMVHASAIRAAYPRAKVLKIDASAALALPGVIGVLTAKDVPVNKVGHIQQDWDVMIAEGDITRFVGDAICLVVAETEDILNEAKKLVKVDYEVLEPIRTIFEAREENAPKIHEKGNLCQSRHVTRGDAKKALAEAKYVVTHTFETPFTEHAFLEPECAIAFPYKDGVKILSTDQGVYDTRHEIAHMFGWDQERIVVQNLLVGGGFGGKEDVSVQHIAALAAVKFNRTVKIKFSRQESLNFHPKRHAMVGTFTLGCDEKGNFLGLDCEINFDTGAYASLAGPVLERACTHSVGPYTYQNTDIRGFSYYTNNPPSGAFRGFGVCQSEYALEMCIDLLAEKVGISPWEIRYLNAIEPGKVLPNGQIADCSTALKETLEAVKDVYEANRGRAGIACAMKNAGVGVGLPDKGRAKLLVKNGIVELYCAASDIGQGSSTVFVQMVNESTKLPINKIKNMGSNSEFAPDSGTTSGSRQTLVSGEAIRMASVALKEELDKVGGDLSKLEGLEIYKEYFEPTDKLGADVPNPKSHIAYGYATHVVILDDEGKVTDVYAAHDSGKVVNPISIQGQIEGGVLMGLGYAFTEDWVLKDCVPTQKFVSLGLFKAPDIPNIHAIYVEKDKLLGVAYGSKGIGEIATIPTAPAAALAYYYKDGKFRNILPMQDTYYSKKYKLKAKKNYCELDK, from the coding sequence ATGGCTGATATCTACGCATTAGATATAAATGGTAAAATTTATGAAACCAGTAAAGATATGCCTCTCTTAAGATATTTAAGAGAAGAGCTAAATATAATATCAGCAAAAGACGGCTGTAGTGAGGGCGCATGTGGAACATGTACTATAATCGTTGATGGTAAAGCAACTAAATCTTGCTTACTAACGACTAAAAAGGCAGTAGGTAAAAAAATTCAAACAATAGAAGGATTTACTGAAAAAGAAAAAGAAGCATTAGTATATGCATTTGGTGTAAAAGGTGCAGTTCAATGTGGATTTTGTATTCCAGGAATGGTTGTATCTGCTAAAGCACTAATAGATAAAAATCCAAATCCAAGTGAAGAAGACATTAAACAAGCAATTAAAGGCAATATTTGTCGTTGTACAGGTTATAAAAAAATTATTGAGGCTATATATTTAGCCGCTGCTATTCTAAGAGGCGATGAAAAAATTGATGAAAGCTATGAAAGAGGCGATAATTTTGGTGTAGGTAGCAAGAAAGCATTTAGAATAGATGTAAGGGATAAGGTTTTAGGACAAGGAATCTATCCTGATGACTATAGGACTGATGGAATGGTTCATGCAAGTGCTATAAGAGCTGCTTATCCTAGAGCTAAAGTTTTAAAAATTGATGCGAGTGCTGCTTTAGCATTACCTGGTGTTATAGGTGTTTTGACAGCAAAAGATGTGCCTGTTAATAAAGTAGGACATATTCAACAAGATTGGGATGTAATGATAGCTGAAGGCGATATTACTAGGTTCGTAGGTGATGCTATTTGCTTAGTTGTAGCTGAGACTGAAGATATACTTAATGAAGCGAAAAAACTTGTAAAAGTTGATTATGAAGTATTAGAACCTATTAGAACTATTTTTGAAGCTAGAGAAGAGAATGCACCTAAAATTCACGAAAAAGGTAATCTTTGCCAGTCAAGACATGTAACAAGAGGTGATGCTAAGAAAGCTTTAGCAGAAGCTAAGTATGTTGTAACACATACTTTTGAAACTCCATTTACAGAACATGCATTTTTAGAGCCAGAATGTGCTATAGCTTTCCCTTATAAAGATGGTGTAAAAATTTTATCAACTGACCAAGGTGTATACGATACTAGACATGAAATTGCACATATGTTTGGTTGGGATCAAGAGAGAATAGTAGTTCAAAACCTATTAGTTGGTGGTGGTTTTGGTGGCAAAGAAGATGTTTCAGTTCAACATATAGCAGCTCTTGCAGCAGTTAAATTTAATAGAACTGTTAAAATTAAATTTTCACGCCAAGAATCATTAAATTTCCACCCAAAAAGACATGCTATGGTTGGAACATTTACACTAGGTTGTGATGAGAAAGGTAATTTTTTAGGACTTGATTGTGAAATTAATTTTGATACAGGCGCTTATGCTTCACTAGCTGGACCAGTTTTAGAAAGAGCTTGTACACACTCAGTTGGTCCATATACATATCAAAATACAGATATTAGAGGATTTTCATATTATACAAATAACCCGCCTTCAGGAGCATTTAGAGGATTTGGTGTTTGTCAAAGTGAATACGCACTTGAAATGTGCATAGATTTGTTAGCTGAAAAAGTAGGAATTTCACCTTGGGAAATAAGATACTTGAATGCTATTGAACCTGGCAAGGTTTTACCTAATGGACAAATTGCGGATTGTTCAACTGCACTTAAAGAGACTTTAGAAGCAGTAAAAGATGTATATGAAGCAAATAGAGGTAGAGCTGGAATCGCTTGTGCTATGAAAAATGCCGGGGTAGGGGTTGGATTACCTGATAAGGGTAGGGCTAAACTTCTAGTAAAAAATGGTATAGTAGAATTATATTGTGCTGCTAGTGATATAGGACAAGGAAGTTCAACTGTTTTTGTTCAAATGGTAAATGAATCTACAAAATTACCTATTAATAAAATTAAAAATATGGGTTCAAATTCTGAATTTGCTCCAGATTCGGGTACTACTTCAGGTTCTCGTCAAACTTTAGTTTCAGGTGAAGCAATCAGAATGGCGTCAGTTGCATTAAAAGAAGAGCTGGATAAAGTAGGTGGAGATTTGAGCAAATTAGAAGGTTTAGAAATTTATAAAGAATATTTTGAGCCTACTGATAAATTAGGAGCTGATGTTCCAAATCCTAAATCGCATATAGCTTATGGCTATGCAACACATGTTGTAATTTTAGATGATGAAGGTAAAGTTACTGATGTATATGCTGCGCATGACTCTGGTAAAGTTGTAAATCCTATATCAATTCAAGGACAAATTGAAGGTGGTGTATTAATGGGTCTTGGTTATGCATTCACTGAAGATTGGGTATTAAAAGATTGTGTACCTACTCAAAAATTTGTAAGTTTAGGATTATTTAAAGCTCCTGATATTCCAAATATTCATGCAATTTATGTAGAAAAAGATAAGTTATTAGGTGTAGCGTATGGCTCAAAAGGTATAGGCGAAATAGCTACAATACCAACAGCACCAGCTGCAGCACTTGCATATTATTATAAAGATGGTAAATTTAGAAATATATTACCTATGCAAGATACTTATTATTCTAAAAAATATAAATTAAAAGCTAAGAAAAATTATTGTGAATTAGATAAATAA
- the hydA gene encoding dihydropyrimidinase gives MKIIKNGTLVTGNGKIRADLLINGEKIEAIGLNFNEEKCEVIDASGMLIFPGAVDAHTHFELDVGRNIVSVDDFTQGSISAACGGVTTIIDHMAFGPVGCDLTHQPKIYHKKADNKTFIDYSFHGTIQHVDDKILSQMQDLIDEGITSFKLYTTYGFKISEADILKVFKRAKELNAVIAIHCEDDAMINHKKSELNASNKFAVKYHPISRPDICEEASVENMISLAKLVDGVKIYIVHLSTKAGLDDLIQARKQGLKNIFIETCSQYLSLDDSLYEGDGALKYTMSPPLRKQKDIDALWQGLKNGYIDVIATDHCPFNLAVEKQIGKDDYRLCPGGAPGVEERFRVVYTEGVCKGKISLETFVKTMCENPAKIYGVPNKGKLEPNYDADIIIYDPNVDDYIRHSDLHGNVDYSIYEGFKVKGKIKKVFLRGELIVSDNKFLHEIPNGKFIKRTINSF, from the coding sequence ATGAAAATTATTAAAAATGGAACTTTGGTTACTGGAAATGGTAAAATAAGAGCGGATTTATTAATTAATGGTGAAAAAATTGAAGCAATAGGACTAAATTTCAATGAAGAAAAATGTGAAGTAATAGATGCTAGTGGTATGCTAATATTCCCAGGAGCTGTTGATGCACACACACATTTTGAACTTGATGTAGGTCGTAATATAGTTTCGGTTGATGATTTTACACAAGGTAGTATTTCAGCTGCTTGTGGCGGTGTTACTACCATAATTGATCATATGGCATTTGGTCCTGTTGGATGTGATTTAACGCATCAACCAAAAATTTATCATAAAAAAGCTGACAATAAAACATTTATAGACTATTCATTTCATGGTACAATTCAACATGTAGATGATAAAATTTTATCACAAATGCAAGATTTAATTGATGAAGGTATTACCAGCTTTAAACTTTATACTACATATGGTTTTAAAATTTCAGAAGCAGACATTTTAAAAGTATTTAAAAGGGCTAAAGAATTAAATGCAGTAATAGCTATTCACTGTGAAGATGATGCTATGATTAATCATAAAAAATCAGAATTAAACGCTAGTAATAAATTTGCTGTAAAATATCATCCGATTAGTCGTCCGGATATTTGCGAAGAGGCTTCAGTTGAGAATATGATTAGCCTTGCTAAATTAGTTGATGGGGTAAAAATATATATAGTCCATCTATCTACAAAAGCTGGTCTAGATGATTTAATACAAGCTAGAAAACAAGGTTTAAAAAATATTTTTATAGAAACTTGTTCTCAATACCTATCATTAGATGATTCTTTATATGAAGGCGATGGTGCTTTAAAATATACAATGTCTCCACCTTTAAGAAAACAAAAAGATATAGACGCTTTATGGCAAGGTTTGAAAAATGGATACATAGATGTGATTGCTACCGATCACTGTCCTTTTAATTTAGCTGTTGAAAAACAAATAGGAAAAGATGATTATAGATTATGCCCAGGTGGAGCACCTGGAGTTGAGGAGCGTTTCAGGGTAGTTTATACTGAAGGTGTTTGTAAAGGTAAAATTTCTTTAGAAACTTTTGTGAAAACTATGTGTGAAAATCCTGCAAAAATTTATGGAGTTCCTAATAAAGGAAAACTTGAGCCAAATTATGATGCTGATATCATTATATATGATCCAAATGTTGATGATTATATTAGACATTCAGATTTACACGGAAATGTTGATTATTCAATTTATGAAGGTTTTAAAGTTAAAGGTAAAATAAAAAAGGTATTTTTAAGAGGAGAATTAATTGTAAGTGATAATAAATTCCTACACGAAATCCCAAATGGTAAATTTATAAAAAGAACTATAAACAGTTTTTAA
- the dpaL gene encoding diaminopropionate ammonia-lyase, which produces MMKDIELIKNTKARTSEGQRYELKDFDKEVMDEVRNFHKTLPDYEPTPLVDLKNLAKYLGVKKILVKDESKRFGLNAFKVLGGSYAMGKHIAEILDVPMKDLPFDVMISDETKKKLGDVTFVTATDGNHGRGVAWTANRLKQKARVYMPKGSAQMRFDNIKKENAYVEITDLNYDDAVRKGNAEVEENVAKGKNYVMVQDTAWEGYEKIPLWIMQGYATIMSEMLEQVKDLKPTHVFVQAGVGSFAGAMQGLLSKTFGKDRPIVVVCEPHQANCIHRSFKQNNGKPFNIPNTEDLSTLMAGLSCGEPSTISYKILNDYTDYSISCNDKIAAHGMRVLGAPLGDDTRVISGESGAVGLGLVSTLLDPSKGFTNIAKEIGLDENSVILCVSTEGDTDVESYRNITWNGTYTSL; this is translated from the coding sequence ATGATGAAAGATATTGAGTTAATAAAAAATACAAAAGCTAGAACTTCTGAAGGTCAAAGATATGAATTAAAAGATTTTGATAAGGAAGTTATGGATGAAGTTAGAAATTTCCATAAAACTTTACCGGACTATGAACCAACTCCACTAGTTGACCTTAAAAATTTAGCTAAATATTTAGGTGTAAAAAAAATCTTAGTTAAAGATGAATCAAAAAGATTTGGTTTAAATGCATTTAAAGTTCTTGGTGGTTCTTATGCTATGGGAAAACATATTGCTGAAATTCTAGATGTTCCTATGAAAGATTTACCATTTGATGTAATGATTTCAGATGAAACTAAGAAAAAATTAGGCGATGTTACATTTGTAACTGCTACTGATGGTAACCATGGTCGTGGTGTTGCATGGACAGCAAATAGATTAAAACAAAAAGCAAGAGTTTATATGCCTAAAGGCTCAGCTCAAATGAGATTTGATAACATAAAAAAAGAAAATGCTTATGTTGAAATTACAGATTTGAATTATGATGACGCAGTTAGGAAAGGCAATGCAGAAGTTGAAGAAAATGTTGCTAAAGGTAAAAACTATGTAATGGTTCAAGATACTGCTTGGGAAGGATATGAAAAAATTCCTTTATGGATTATGCAAGGTTATGCAACTATTATGAGTGAAATGTTAGAACAAGTAAAAGATTTGAAACCTACACATGTTTTTGTTCAAGCTGGTGTTGGTTCATTTGCTGGTGCTATGCAAGGACTTTTGAGTAAAACTTTTGGTAAAGATAGACCTATTGTAGTTGTATGTGAACCACATCAAGCAAATTGTATTCATAGATCATTTAAACAAAACAATGGAAAACCATTTAATATTCCAAATACAGAAGATTTATCAACTTTAATGGCAGGTCTATCATGTGGAGAACCTTCAACAATTAGTTATAAAATTTTAAATGATTATACAGATTATTCAATTTCATGCAACGATAAAATTGCAGCTCACGGAATGAGAGTTTTAGGTGCTCCTCTAGGTGATGATACTAGAGTAATATCAGGTGAATCAGGTGCTGTTGGTTTAGGTTTAGTTTCTACTTTACTTGACCCTTCAAAAGGATTTACTAATATAGCTAAAGAAATAGGATTAGATGAAAATTCAGTAATTTTATGTGTTAGTACAGAGGGTGATACAGATGTAGAAAGCTACAGAAATATCACTTGGAATGGAACTTATACTAGCTTATGA
- a CDS encoding RidA family protein, producing the protein MAKYPAAIGPYSAYRVVGNLVFCSGQLPVDPETGNFPCDCIKEQTKQSLKNVSAILEENGLTLANVVKTTVFLADIADFGAMNEVYGEFFKQPYPARSAFAVKDLPKGAKVEIEVIASK; encoded by the coding sequence ATGGCAAAATATCCAGCAGCGATAGGTCCTTACTCAGCTTATAGAGTAGTAGGGAATTTAGTATTTTGTTCAGGACAACTTCCTGTTGATCCTGAAACAGGAAATTTTCCTTGCGATTGTATTAAAGAACAAACAAAACAATCTTTAAAAAATGTTAGTGCTATATTAGAAGAAAATGGATTAACACTTGCTAATGTTGTAAAAACAACAGTATTTTTAGCAGATATTGCAGATTTTGGTGCTATGAATGAGGTGTATGGTGAATTTTTTAAACAACCTTATCCAGCTAGAAGTGCATTTGCGGTAAAAGATTTGCCAAAAGGTGCAAAAGTTGAAATTGAAGTAATTGCAAGTAAATAA
- the arcC gene encoding carbamate kinase, with the protein MSKQKIVVALGGNALGNSAKEQREACQATAKPIVDLIEQGHQVVIVHGNGPQVGMINVAMDEAQKKNPKVGDMPITECVAMSQGYIGYHLQRFIRDELESRKINKNVVTVVTEVLVDSNDPAFKKPTKPIGAFCTKEEADKLAKEGHTMVEDAGRGYRRVVASPKPIDIVQKNSIIKLIDAGDVVITAGGGGIPVSFKDGKTVGEFAVIDKDFASAKLAEIIDADYLIILTAVEKVAINFGKPNEKWLSKLSIEEANQYISEGHFAPGSMLPKVEAAIKFANSKEGHKALITSLEKAKDGIEGKTGTVIVK; encoded by the coding sequence ATGAGTAAACAAAAAATAGTTGTTGCACTTGGTGGTAACGCACTTGGAAATAGTGCTAAAGAACAAAGAGAAGCTTGTCAAGCTACTGCAAAACCTATCGTTGATTTAATAGAACAAGGTCATCAAGTAGTAATCGTTCATGGTAATGGTCCTCAAGTTGGAATGATAAATGTTGCAATGGATGAAGCACAAAAGAAAAATCCTAAAGTTGGTGATATGCCTATTACTGAATGTGTTGCTATGTCTCAAGGTTATATAGGTTATCATTTACAAAGATTTATTAGAGATGAACTAGAATCAAGAAAGATAAATAAAAATGTTGTAACTGTAGTAACAGAAGTTTTAGTTGATAGTAATGACCCAGCATTTAAAAAACCTACTAAGCCTATTGGAGCATTTTGTACTAAAGAAGAAGCTGATAAATTAGCTAAAGAAGGTCATACTATGGTAGAAGATGCTGGTAGAGGATATAGAAGAGTTGTTGCCTCTCCTAAACCAATTGATATTGTTCAAAAAAATAGTATTATTAAATTAATTGATGCTGGTGATGTTGTAATCACAGCTGGTGGTGGTGGTATCCCAGTTTCTTTTAAAGATGGTAAAACTGTAGGTGAATTTGCAGTAATTGATAAAGACTTCGCATCAGCTAAATTAGCTGAAATAATTGATGCTGACTATCTTATTATATTAACAGCAGTTGAAAAAGTTGCTATTAATTTTGGAAAACCTAATGAAAAATGGCTATCAAAATTAAGTATAGAAGAAGCTAATCAATATATAAGTGAAGGACATTTTGCACCAGGTTCAATGTTACCTAAAGTTGAAGCAGCGATTAAATTTGCAAATTCAAAAGAAGGTCATAAAGCTTTAATTACATCTTTAGAAAAAGCAAAAGATGGTATTGAAGGCAAAACTGGAACAGTAATAGTAAAATAA
- the ygeW gene encoding knotted carbamoyltransferase YgeW — protein sequence MANINFDAILADLKKLEFSNMYMNDFLLTWEKSVDELKATFAVADALRNLRERNISTKIFDSGLGISLFRDNSTRTRFSFASACNLLGLEVQDLDEGKSQIAHGETVKETANMISFMADVIGIRDDMYIGKGNTYMRNVSSYVREGKKDGNLEQIPTLVNLQCDIDHPTQAMADALHLVHEFGGIENLKGKKIAMTWAYSPSYGKPLSVPQGIIGLMTRFGMDVVLAHPKGYEVMPEVEAVAAANAKASGGSFKKVNTMAEAFEDADIVYPKSWAPFAAMEKRTDLYGKGDFDGIKALEKELLAQNANHKDWECTEELMAKTKNGKALYMHCLPADITGESCKEGEVAKSVFDRYRVPLYKEAGFKPYIIAAMMFLAKVKDPVATLKALEAQGKDRLFNAF from the coding sequence ATGGCAAACATTAATTTTGACGCTATCTTAGCAGATCTTAAAAAACTTGAATTTTCAAATATGTATATGAATGACTTCCTATTAACTTGGGAAAAAAGTGTTGATGAATTAAAAGCTACATTTGCAGTTGCTGATGCTTTAAGAAATTTAAGAGAAAGAAATATCTCTACAAAAATTTTTGATAGTGGTTTAGGTATTTCACTATTTAGAGATAATTCAACAAGAACAAGATTTTCATTTGCAAGTGCTTGCAACCTTTTAGGTCTAGAAGTTCAAGATTTAGATGAAGGTAAATCACAAATCGCTCATGGTGAAACAGTTAAAGAAACAGCTAATATGATTTCTTTTATGGCTGATGTTATTGGTATTAGAGATGATATGTATATTGGTAAAGGTAATACATATATGAGAAATGTATCTTCTTATGTTAGAGAAGGTAAAAAAGATGGTAACTTAGAACAAATCCCAACATTAGTAAACTTACAATGTGATATTGACCACCCAACTCAAGCAATGGCTGATGCACTACATTTAGTTCATGAATTTGGTGGAATTGAAAATTTAAAAGGTAAAAAAATCGCTATGACTTGGGCATATTCTCCATCTTATGGTAAACCACTATCAGTTCCACAAGGAATTATTGGTCTTATGACAAGATTTGGTATGGACGTTGTACTAGCACATCCAAAAGGCTATGAAGTAATGCCGGAAGTTGAAGCAGTTGCTGCAGCTAATGCAAAAGCTAGTGGTGGTTCATTCAAAAAAGTTAATACAATGGCTGAAGCATTTGAAGATGCTGATATAGTTTATCCAAAAAGCTGGGCACCATTTGCTGCTATGGAAAAAAGAACTGATCTATATGGTAAAGGTGATTTTGATGGAATTAAAGCTCTTGAAAAAGAACTTCTTGCACAAAATGCTAATCATAAAGATTGGGAATGCACAGAAGAATTAATGGCTAAAACAAAAAATGGTAAAGCTCTTTATATGCACTGCTTACCAGCAGATATTACTGGTGAATCTTGCAAAGAAGGTGAAGTAGCTAAATCAGTATTTGATAGATACAGAGTTCCACTATATAAAGAAGCAGGATTTAAACCATATATTATTGCAGCTATGATGTTCTTAGCTAAAGTTAAAGATCCAGTAGCTACATTAAAAGCTTTAGAAGCTCAAGGTAAAGATAGATTATTTAACGCATTTTAA